From the genome of Acidobacteriota bacterium:
TGGTGAGTTACGAAGATTTCCAGGCGGCTATTCGGAAGACGCTACAGGATGCCGAAGCCCCACTGACTTGGACGGAAATCAGAACGGCCGCGAAGTTGCCGCAGCTATTTCCAAACAACCAGTGGGTCCGCAGACTTGAGCGGGACATCGGGCTTGAGCGGCAGCGCGACGACCACGGGATCATTCACTGGCGCATTAAGAGAGAGGCGTAAGCTCTGATGCTACCGTCAGCTAGACTGAAACTGCCCACTGCACCGGTTCGATCTCAGGTCGAGAACAAGGCGCTGTGGAACGAAGCCCGGTGCCGAGAAAATGCCGACTTCTTCACGATCGGCTACACCGGGCGCAAGACCGGCGAGTTGCTCGATGCGCTGGTCGCGGCCGGAGTTCGGACACTCGTGGACATCCGACAGAACGCTGTCAGCATGTACCGGCCGGAACTGAGCAAGGCCAACCTTAGGCAACTCGTTGAACACCGCGGCCTGCAGTACGTGCATCTTCCTGATCTCGGCGTGCCCCGCGATATCCGGGCAAGGGCTATCGCAACAGGGAGTCGCGACGTAATCTGGAGCTGGTACGACGAGCACGTGGTGTCTTCATATATTGGTCGCAACCTTCACCGATTCTTCAATGGTGTCGAGCATCCTGCAGCGTTCATGTGCGTCGAAATTGACCCGCGCGAGTGTCACCGCCATCGTTTGTCCGTAGCCCTTGAGTCGATTGGATTACGGGGTTTTGATCTCTAAGGTCCGCATGCCCAAACCCGTCTTGACGAAAACCGCATTGGTCGTCGTCAGAACGTACCCGGTGCCTTCGATGAGTGGCGTCGAAGTCTCCTGCACCGGCGCAATCACAGCACAAGGCGAGTGGCTACGACTGCATCCGGTCCCGTATCGGTTGCTGGAAGAAAATCAGCGATTCCGCAAGTACCAATGGATCGAGCTGAAGGTGAGCAAGAGCGCCGATGCGCGCCTTGAAAGCTACAGGATCAAGCGGGACTCTATTCGGGTTGTCTCCGGCCCGCTTTCGACGGCGAAAGAGTGGCGGGCCAGGAAAGCCGTCGTCGTTCCAATGAAGTCACCAAGCCTCTGTTGGCTGAATCGCGAGTGCGGCACCCACGGTTATCTACATCCGACGCTCGGAGTCTTCAAGCCCAAGTCAATTAAGCGACTGATCATCGAACCGGATAGCACGACTTGGACGCCAGGCCAGTTGGTTGCCCTCCAGCAGGGAATGCTATTCGAACAACCAAGACCCCAAGCAGTGCTTGAAAAGGTGCCGTTTCGCTTCAAGTACGAGTTCTGTTGTGAGGACGAAGCTTGTCTGGGCTCCCACACGCTGATGTGTACAGACTGGGAGATGGGTCAGGCATGGCGTAGATGGAAGACCACATACGCGGACGATTGGCAGACGAAGTTCCGCGAGAGATTCGAAAGAGACATGATTGAGAAGTGCGATACCCACTTCTACGTGGGGACGGTCTTCGAACACCCAGGCACGTGGATCATCGTCGGCCTGTTCTATCCACCAAAGCCCAAGACTCTCCGACTGTTTTAGATGGCGCTTGGGGG
Proteins encoded in this window:
- a CDS encoding DUF488 domain-containing protein; translated protein: MLPSARLKLPTAPVRSQVENKALWNEARCRENADFFTIGYTGRKTGELLDALVAAGVRTLVDIRQNAVSMYRPELSKANLRQLVEHRGLQYVHLPDLGVPRDIRARAIATGSRDVIWSWYDEHVVSSYIGRNLHRFFNGVEHPAAFMCVEIDPRECHRHRLSVALESIGLRGFDL